The DNA window TTACCATGATTGCCATTCGATAGCAAAATCCACTGAAAGAAGAAATCGTCTAGAGTTGAAGGAGCTGCCCATCTTACCTGATATTTAAACAAAGTAGCCGACCAAAAAGACCAAGCGTATTTACAATGGAGCACGATATGAATTCCGGATTCATGTTATAATTattgatttggttttattttagaGATTATAAAATGTCAGtagtttggtttttatatttatattttttttatttttcatccggactagattaaaattgaaataaacccgcaaatttattaaaatttaaaaatttaagaaagaatttaatttttttagaaaaattcaaAACAGAAGGCTGCGAGCATATTTGTAATGAGCGAACAACATTTGCTAATGTGCATCACATTAGCATTGAATTTACTCTCCCAATATAGCAAATACGGAACAATAGATGTTGCTAGTAAGGATTATAGTTATATACATTGTACATAAGGTCATCAATCTAtgttcttctttttattttaattaatttaattcttttaaaaatttaagaaaaagttctaaagttttaaaaaaattaaaagaaaaggtTGCATGCGTATTTGTAATGAACATTTGCTAATGTGCATCATATTAGCATTGAATTTACTTTCCCAATATAGCAAATACGGAACTACAGATGTTACTAGCTAGCTAGTAaggattatattttatttgtatccATTATACATAGGGTCGTAAatctatgtattttttttattttaattaatttaattcttgTTATAATGtgcaaatatatataataagtaaaaataatcaaataaagcatatagaaagaaaaaaaagttccAAGATTTCTAAAATCAGTTAATTATTTTGAAGTgtacattaaataattaaatatcctACTTCTATGTTTATCTTACCTTTTTAAAAAGTGATAAACTGGTACAATTTTTCCTAAATAAGAGTTTGAAttagaatttataaaaaaaaggataaGCATAGAATTTGATATAGAAGAGGAAGTATTTGCTTTTGTAGCAAGAAAGAAGAGAGTCCGTTGAGTAAGAGGAATTGTAAGTAAGTGTTGCACTCACTACTCTTATATAAACACACATCACGCTGCTAGGGTTTCAGAATTATATTCAGTGAATCCTACTCATCAAGAACTTGTGCTACTGCTAGGGTTTGAGAATTATATTTACTGATCAAGAACTTGTGCTACGTACTGCTAGGGTTTGAGAAACATGTTGCCTGGATTTAGATTTAACCCTACTGATCAAGAACTTGTGGGCTTCTATCTTCTCCACATCAACAACCGTCAAGATTCTGCTAGGGAGTTTCCTGTTCCATTCTGCGATTTCTACGGTGACGAAGAGCCTTGGCAAATTTGGGAAAGATTCGGTGGAGAGCAGAAGAATAATCTTGAACGGCTTTTCTTCCACACCAAGCTAAAGAAGAAGGCTACGAGGGGCAATGGCACCAACATTGATCGCAAGTTTGGTTCTGGAGGCGGAGGATGGCACGGTGCGACTTCCGGTGAGAAATCACCCATTCATGTTTCTGATTTAGTAGGCTACAAGAAGAGTTTCAGTTATTGGAACAAATCGAGACCGGACCAAGACCGGTGTTGGATCATGACGGAGTACAGTGTGGAGGGAAGGGGCTGGGATTTTGTGATTTGTGAACTCAAACCTGGCAGAAAACACACAGAGAAAAGAAAGCAGGAGGCTGCAGTACTTGACAGTGGAGAGAAACGATGCCGGATTGAACAACACAATGGAGAGGCTGTTGCGACTCTAACTGATGAAGACAAAGGATGCAGGATTGAACGTACAAATTATGAAGATGAGGGTGGAGTATATTTGAATGACGGTGTCAATTCTGAGGTGGTGACTGCTGATGATATTGCATTGGACTGGGGACGTCTTGATGAATTGCTCACTTCTGAGCCGCTTCCGCCGTCTAACTTTGCAGAGCCGAACACTGAAGTAAAAGAGGGAGGTGAGGAGAATTTGGATGGATTTTTTGAGGGAAATTTTTGGAGCTGATGGATTTTGAACTGCCGCTTTATGATGCTAATTAGGGACATTTATTGCTTTTATACTTCCTAGACCAGTTTTTGTTATGTAGAGTTTTAATCATTTGACACAGCTTATGATTATGCTATTATTCATACTGTGTTATCTATGATTGTTAGTAGTTTGTTAATTAGTATTTTACTGTCAATGTAAATTCATATTCAATAATGATAATATGGTTATCCTATTATTCATAGTGTGATCATTATTAGTTGTTTGTTAATGAGTGTGttgtataaatttatattcaaaattctGATCACTGCTCACATGTAATGAAATTTTGCTGTGAAAGTTGCTCAATTGATCTGAAATAGGAAgttttgaagaagaagatgtgACTATATATGTAATTTGATATCACAAAATGTGCTTACTGAATAGTAATTGTAATTTGATATCACAAAAGGATAAGCATAGAATTTGATATAGAAGAGGAAGTATTTGCTTTTGTAGCAAGAAAGAAGAGAGTCCGTTGAGTAAGAGGAATTGTAAGTAAGTGTTGCACTCACTACTCTTATATAAACACACATCACGCTGCTAGGGTTTCAGAATTATATTCAGTGAACCCTACTCATCAAGAACCCTACTGATCAAGAACTTGTGCTCCTGCTAGGGTTTGAGAATTATATTTACTGATCAAGAACCCTACCCATCAAGAACTTGTGCTACGTACTGCTAGGCTTTGAGAAACATGTTGCCTGGATTTAGATTTAACCCTACTGATCAAGAACTTGTGGGCTTCTATCTTCTCCACATCAACAACCGTCAAGATTCTGCTAGGGAGTTTCCTGTTCCATTCTGCAATTTCTACGGTGACGAAGAGCCTTGGGAGATTTGGAAAAGATTCGGTGGAGAGCAGAAGAATAATCTTGAACGTCTTTTCTTCCACACCAAGCTAAAGAAGAAGGCTACGAGGGGCACCGGCACCAACATTGATCGCAAGTTTGGTTCTGGAGGCGGAGGATGGCACGGTGCGACTTCCGGTGAGAAATCACCCATTCATGTTTCTGATTTAGTAGGCTACAAGAAGAGTTTCAGTTATTGGAACAAATCGAGACCGGACCAAGACCGGTGTTGGATCATGACGGAGTACAGTGTGGAGGGAAGGGGCTGGGATTTTGTGATTTGTGAACTGAAACCTGGCAGAAAACAGACGGAGAAAAGAAAGCAGGAGGCTGCGGTACTTGAGAGTGGAGAGAAACGATGCCGGATTGAACAACACAATGGAGAGGCTGTTGCGACTCTAACTGATGAAGACAAAGGATGCAGGATTGAAGCTGAGGGTGGAGTTTATTTGGAAGAGGGTGGAGTACATGCAAATTATTATGATGATAAGGGGTTAGCTCCACGTGGAAGCAATGAAGAATTTGCAGTTGAAGATGTACTCTCATCTTTCTGGGATTATCTGCATGACGGTCACAATTCTGAGGTGGTGACTGCTGAGTATATTCAATAATCCTGCTCGCTGTGTAATAATCTTCCAACACAGATTAGGGTATATTCGAGTATCCTGCTTGCAAATTTAGATGCGTTTTCGGTTCTTTGTTAGttgtttgtaagtgtttggttGTGACTTGTGAATGTACTTCTAAACAGAGAATAGGAATGAAATCTTGAATAGTTCTGCTTTGCCCTCTTTAGAGCTGACTTGAAAGCAAATAAACCAAACTAATTATTTCTTGTCACATAAATTCATGCTACTGCTCTGATAACAAAAGAGTTGTTTCTATGTATAGCTTCTAATACAAAACTCATGGTAATGCTGAAACATTGCCGCCCATTCTGTCAATGAATCCTGACTCGAAAGCTTGATTTAATTATAGCATATGGAGTTCACCACTTCATAAGTTGTGTAGTCACAATCATACCAAGATATGTCTTTTCTTCCTACAGATACCAAATTAAAACATTCCTTTTTGCAAATTCGAAAACAACAATTCTGACTAACGAATCATACATAAGTAAGGATCAAAGAATACCGCTCAGGCGTAATCAATTCTTTGACAATTAACTAATTTCAGGACCTAATAATTAAGGAACAATTGCATCTCAGCAGCGTCAAATTTGCTCGTCAGAACAACACTTGAGGGATAAAGCATACACACATTCTCTGAAACCTCACGAAAAGTACTTCGACCATTAAACAACT is part of the Mercurialis annua linkage group LG3, ddMerAnnu1.2, whole genome shotgun sequence genome and encodes:
- the LOC126672219 gene encoding NAC domain-containing protein 105-like, translating into MLPGFRFNPTDQELVGFYLLHINNRQDSAREFPVPFCDFYGDEEPWQIWERFGGEQKNNLERLFFHTKLKKKATRGNGTNIDRKFGSGGGGWHGATSGEKSPIHVSDLVGYKKSFSYWNKSRPDQDRCWIMTEYSVEGRGWDFVICELKPGRKHTEKRKQEAAVLDSGEKRCRIEQHNGEAVATLTDEDKGCRIERTNYEDEGGVYLNDGVNSEVVTADDIALDWGRLDELLTSEPLPPSNFAEPNTEVKEGAYDYAIIHTVLSMIVSSLLISILLSMISIEFDIEEEVFAFVARKKRVR
- the LOC126672220 gene encoding NAC domain-containing protein 89-like; this translates as MLPGFRFNPTDQELVGFYLLHINNRQDSAREFPVPFCNFYGDEEPWEIWKRFGGEQKNNLERLFFHTKLKKKATRGTGTNIDRKFGSGGGGWHGATSGEKSPIHVSDLVGYKKSFSYWNKSRPDQDRCWIMTEYSVEGRGWDFVICELKPGRKQTEKRKQEAAVLESGEKRCRIEQHNGEAVATLTDEDKGCRIEAEGGVYLEEGGVHANYYDDKGLAPRGSNEEFAVEDVLSSFWDYLHDGHNSEVIRVYSSILLANLDAFSVLSIPKDSKFTRQRIHRSSNTQEKLYHFFQAAVALSEPLLPSSEPLPPSAYPENGEDALEWEHQQVDRLRRSPLLSWRTSYPSRARSILMNCSILRW